A window of Polaribacter litorisediminis contains these coding sequences:
- a CDS encoding glycosyl hydrolase, which translates to MAINKKLITIKKILSIAILVTTITSCEPNVIGDFDSSELPEVAVDTRVNKKGVAFTNRAKDWSHKTSAMGAHWMYSWGNELRDEIPENVEFVPMFWGKGSVTDDNINRIKQLVAEGKVHYILGFNEPDGAAQANMSVDEAIALWPRLEEIGVPIGSPATVSPNNEWMVEFMQKAEANNLRIDFVAVHHYGGPNVLNLINKLKETYAAYNRPLWITEFAVADWSATSPSANRYSQEQVIEYINQGLTALDEIEWIERYAWFSGTQAPLFTSALFDDDANVTTVGEVYANHTPNPEIGPGQDTSFTPVVDPNELIVNGGFETGSPAPWAGFKNGVTTVDPFTGNFAGRIEGNDGSLFTVAEVTPGKTYILKFQSKWIENIPNSFSPVLRDDVAGGLGLLERLPEVPKTDQWVESTYEYQVPDGVTKLRIVFYKGQVNPTFPQFFLDDVSLKEK; encoded by the coding sequence ATGGCAATAAATAAAAAATTAATAACAATAAAAAAAATACTATCAATAGCAATATTAGTAACAACCATAACTAGTTGCGAACCTAACGTTATAGGAGATTTTGATTCAAGTGAACTTCCAGAAGTAGCTGTAGACACTAGAGTTAATAAAAAAGGAGTTGCCTTTACCAACAGAGCTAAAGATTGGTCTCACAAAACAAGTGCCATGGGTGCACATTGGATGTACAGTTGGGGTAACGAATTAAGAGATGAAATTCCTGAAAATGTTGAATTTGTGCCCATGTTTTGGGGTAAAGGATCTGTAACGGATGACAATATTAACAGAATTAAACAACTTGTTGCAGAAGGAAAAGTACACTATATTTTAGGTTTTAATGAACCTGATGGTGCTGCCCAAGCAAACATGAGTGTAGACGAAGCTATTGCATTGTGGCCTAGACTAGAAGAAATAGGCGTTCCTATTGGATCGCCAGCAACTGTAAGTCCAAATAATGAATGGATGGTTGAATTTATGCAAAAAGCTGAGGCAAATAATTTGCGTATAGATTTTGTTGCGGTACATCATTATGGTGGTCCTAATGTATTGAATCTTATCAATAAACTGAAAGAAACCTATGCTGCTTATAACAGACCTCTTTGGATTACTGAATTTGCAGTTGCTGATTGGAGTGCAACGTCCCCATCAGCAAACAGATATTCTCAAGAACAAGTAATTGAGTATATAAATCAAGGTTTAACAGCCTTAGACGAAATTGAATGGATAGAAAGATATGCTTGGTTTAGCGGAACTCAAGCGCCTTTATTTACGTCTGCTTTGTTTGATGACGATGCAAATGTTACAACTGTGGGCGAAGTATACGCAAACCATACTCCAAATCCTGAAATCGGCCCAGGACAAGACACTTCTTTCACGCCAGTAGTAGATCCGAACGAATTAATTGTAAATGGTGGATTTGAAACCGGTTCTCCAGCTCCTTGGGCTGGATTTAAAAACGGCGTAACAACAGTTGATCCTTTTACAGGAAACTTTGCTGGAAGAATTGAAGGTAATGATGGTTCATTATTCACAGTTGCAGAGGTTACTCCGGGTAAAACTTATATTTTAAAGTTTCAATCTAAATGGATAGAAAATATTCCAAATTCGTTCTCACCTGTGTTAAGAGATGATGTAGCAGGAGGTTTAGGATTGTTAGAAAGACTTCCTGAAGTACCAAAAACAGATCAATGGGTAGAATCTACGTATGAATACCAAGTACCTGATGGCGTTACAAAACTTAGAATTGTTTTCTATAAAGGACAAGTAAATCCAACTTTCCCACAATTCTTTTTAGATGATGTTTCTCTAAAAGAAAAATAA
- a CDS encoding sulfatase-like hydrolase/transferase → MLKHLKSIKNLFLACCIFSIVNSCADKNKRSTLVTVKVNSDKITPKNQPTKKPNIIVILVDDAGYVDFGFMGSKDLETPEIDKLAKEGVIFTDAHVSATVCAPSRAGIISGKYQQRFGFEANGTGYGNSGDIGLSDDVITIADVLKKDSYQTVALGKWHLGATKTDHPNNRGFDDFYGFLAGGRSYFPLKNPSEELMLQHNHKRVEFDGYLTDVLGDYSVKFVEEHQEKPFFMYLAYNAVHTPMHAKKEHLLKYKNHSRKKLAAMTWSLDENVGKLVKKLKELNLLDNTLIYFLSDNGGATTNTANNGYLKGWKGNKFEGGHRVPFLMSWPNQIKGGVKFDGLTSSLDIFSTSIAAAKINNEGLAIDGVDLLPYLKNAKKGNPHTDLYWRKLEESGARYNDYKLIKLKNYGERLYNLEYDIGETKDLSKSDTSTLNLMNSKLKNWESKMIAPLWQEEKEWMDVTYHIHKRLMQNKEVLYKEPTKNMNISQKRP, encoded by the coding sequence ATGTTAAAACACTTAAAATCTATAAAAAACCTATTTTTAGCTTGTTGTATTTTTTCAATAGTAAATTCTTGTGCAGACAAGAATAAAAGAAGTACGCTTGTAACAGTAAAGGTAAATTCTGATAAAATTACACCTAAAAATCAACCTACTAAAAAACCAAATATTATTGTTATTTTGGTAGATGATGCTGGCTATGTAGATTTTGGTTTTATGGGAAGTAAAGATTTAGAAACTCCTGAAATAGATAAGTTAGCAAAAGAGGGTGTAATTTTTACTGATGCTCATGTAAGTGCTACAGTTTGCGCTCCATCAAGAGCTGGTATTATATCAGGAAAATATCAACAAAGATTTGGATTTGAAGCCAACGGAACTGGCTATGGAAACTCAGGAGACATAGGCTTATCGGATGATGTAATTACCATTGCAGATGTTTTAAAAAAAGATTCTTATCAAACAGTAGCCTTAGGAAAATGGCATTTAGGAGCTACCAAAACAGATCATCCAAACAATAGAGGTTTTGATGATTTTTACGGTTTTTTAGCAGGTGGTAGATCTTATTTTCCTTTAAAAAACCCTTCTGAAGAACTGATGCTACAACACAATCATAAAAGGGTAGAATTTGATGGATACTTAACAGACGTATTAGGTGATTACTCCGTAAAATTTGTAGAAGAACATCAAGAGAAACCTTTCTTTATGTATTTAGCTTACAATGCCGTTCATACGCCTATGCACGCAAAAAAAGAGCATTTACTAAAATACAAAAATCATTCGCGTAAAAAGCTTGCTGCCATGACTTGGTCTTTAGATGAAAATGTAGGGAAACTTGTGAAAAAACTGAAAGAATTAAACCTATTGGACAATACATTAATTTACTTTTTAAGTGATAATGGTGGTGCAACAACAAACACAGCAAACAATGGATACCTAAAAGGTTGGAAAGGAAACAAATTTGAAGGCGGACATAGAGTGCCTTTTTTAATGAGCTGGCCAAATCAAATAAAAGGAGGTGTAAAGTTTGATGGTTTAACATCATCTTTAGACATCTTTTCTACCTCAATTGCTGCTGCAAAAATTAACAACGAAGGTTTAGCTATTGATGGCGTAGATTTACTCCCTTATCTAAAAAATGCTAAAAAGGGAAATCCGCACACAGACTTATATTGGCGTAAACTAGAAGAATCTGGTGCGCGTTACAATGATTACAAATTGATAAAACTTAAAAATTACGGAGAAAGACTCTATAATTTAGAGTATGATATTGGAGAAACAAAAGACTTATCGAAAAGCGATACATCAACATTAAATTTAATGAATTCCAAACTTAAAAATTGGGAATCAAAAATGATAG
- a CDS encoding RagB/SusD family nutrient uptake outer membrane protein produces MKKILIAIFISLSLVSCSDDFVSRNSLTQIAEGNFWQSESDAFLALNGVYAALQGNSIYGGSLNGFQGIPGFDGLGDNSFNNFKWEGPGIFMEGVLTPASGPISTFWNDHYRGIARVNAVIQNVNNISTDLIPQTTKDQLLGQAYFLRGLLYFNLTVFYEDVPLITAPQTLEEAFVPKNTMAEVTAQIVEDLKFASENLPVSHPSNLYGYATKGAALGLFARVQLYNKEYTGQFGVIQLTSQLMGLGYSLNPNYGELFTEAGETSNEVVFAVRFLRGDESSSGETFSATFLGFPKGDVRPMPNLVNDYHCIDGLPITQSPLYDDNNKGANRDPRANATIYFTGDQYMNDPVRIFQGNGPTRFGQRKYIRQGPDAEGNPVFGQGSQDFHVIRYADVLLMRAEALAETGDVNGAASLVDQVRARVGMPSVQSLQGSVAQQEMIEIVRHERRVELAMEGLRFMDLKRWGTIQEAFLRAESDPVGPYNPNYLGKRSEVFPIPQNEIDVNPQLEQHPAWQ; encoded by the coding sequence ATGAAAAAAATATTAATAGCAATTTTTATATCACTAAGTTTGGTGAGTTGTAGTGATGATTTTGTATCACGTAACTCGCTAACTCAAATTGCAGAAGGTAACTTTTGGCAAAGTGAATCAGATGCTTTCTTGGCACTCAATGGAGTCTATGCAGCTTTACAAGGTAATTCAATTTATGGAGGGAGCTTAAATGGATTTCAAGGAATTCCTGGTTTTGATGGCTTAGGCGATAACAGTTTCAACAACTTTAAATGGGAAGGTCCAGGTATTTTTATGGAGGGCGTTTTAACCCCTGCATCAGGTCCTATCAGTACATTTTGGAACGATCATTATAGAGGTATTGCTAGAGTTAATGCAGTAATTCAAAATGTAAATAATATTTCTACAGATTTAATCCCTCAAACCACTAAAGATCAATTATTAGGTCAAGCTTATTTTTTACGTGGTTTACTCTATTTTAACTTAACCGTTTTCTATGAGGATGTTCCATTAATTACAGCTCCACAAACCTTAGAGGAAGCGTTTGTGCCAAAAAACACAATGGCAGAAGTAACTGCACAAATTGTAGAAGATTTAAAATTTGCCTCAGAAAACTTACCAGTAAGTCATCCTAGTAATTTATACGGTTATGCTACAAAGGGTGCTGCTTTAGGTCTATTTGCAAGAGTGCAATTATATAACAAAGAATACACAGGGCAATTTGGTGTTATACAATTAACAAGCCAATTAATGGGCTTAGGCTACAGCTTGAATCCAAATTATGGAGAATTATTTACAGAAGCAGGTGAAACTTCTAATGAAGTTGTTTTTGCAGTTCGTTTTTTAAGAGGTGATGAATCATCAAGTGGTGAAACGTTTTCTGCAACTTTCTTAGGTTTTCCAAAAGGTGATGTAAGACCAATGCCAAACTTGGTAAACGATTATCATTGTATAGATGGCTTGCCTATTACACAATCTCCACTATATGATGATAATAATAAAGGGGCTAATAGAGATCCAAGAGCCAATGCAACGATATACTTTACAGGTGATCAATATATGAATGATCCTGTTAGAATTTTTCAAGGAAATGGTCCTACACGATTTGGGCAAAGAAAATATATCAGACAAGGTCCTGATGCTGAAGGAAACCCTGTTTTTGGTCAAGGTTCACAAGACTTTCATGTAATTAGATATGCAGATGTTCTATTAATGAGAGCAGAAGCATTAGCAGAAACTGGTGATGTAAATGGTGCAGCAAGTTTGGTGGACCAAGTGAGAGCACGAGTTGGTATGCCCAGCGTACAAAGTTTACAAGGTAGTGTAGCTCAACAAGAAATGATAGAAATTGTAAGACACGAAAGAAGAGTAGAATTAGCTATGGAAGGTTTACGTTTTATGGATTTAAAAAGATGGGGAACCATTCAAGAAGCTTTTCTTAGAGCAGAATCTGATCCTGTAGGTCCTTATAATCCTAATTATTTAGGTAAGAGATCTGAAGTTTTTCCTATTCCTCAAAATGAAATAGATGTTAATCCTCAGTTAGAACAACACCCAGCATGGCAATAA
- a CDS encoding T9SS type A sorting domain-containing protein: MKKITLLFLTLLISSIGFSQNLVVNGDFQTGAIGDPVESWGGFKNRIAVDDITTSNVGQVENGDGSLFHLIDVTPGDTYDVSFKYRWLGSGSAANAVLTARVKDELASGRPNLDFTDNSNGYTFSTNLDEWLTADFSVTIPSGVTKIRLLFFKPNGNKPVNLDDVSFTKSSTASLENLKQFNFSAYPNPVNNSLHISASENVEKVEIFNVLGQKVINVLPNSSKTQLDVATLSSGIYMLRATINGKKGTSKFIKQ, translated from the coding sequence ATGAAAAAAATTACTTTATTATTTCTTACTTTATTAATCTCTTCTATTGGGTTTAGCCAAAACTTAGTGGTAAATGGAGACTTTCAAACTGGTGCTATTGGAGACCCTGTAGAATCTTGGGGCGGATTTAAAAATAGAATTGCTGTCGATGATATTACCACCTCTAATGTTGGTCAAGTAGAAAATGGCGACGGTTCTCTTTTTCATTTGATAGATGTAACTCCTGGAGACACGTATGATGTAAGTTTTAAATACAGATGGTTAGGTTCTGGTAGCGCAGCCAACGCTGTTTTAACTGCTCGTGTGAAAGATGAATTGGCCTCTGGAAGACCAAATTTAGATTTTACAGATAATTCTAACGGTTATACTTTTAGTACCAATTTAGATGAATGGCTTACAGCAGATTTTAGTGTAACTATACCTAGTGGTGTAACCAAAATAAGACTTTTATTTTTTAAACCAAATGGTAATAAACCTGTAAACTTAGATGATGTTTCTTTTACAAAATCATCCACAGCATCCCTAGAAAATTTAAAACAATTTAACTTTAGTGCTTATCCAAACCCGGTAAATAACAGCTTACATATTTCTGCATCAGAAAACGTAGAAAAAGTAGAAATCTTCAATGTTTTGGGTCAAAAAGTTATCAATGTTTTACCAAATAGTAGTAAAACTCAATTAGATGTTGCAACTCTAAGTAGTGGTATTTATATGTTAAGAGCAACCATTAATGGTAAAAAAGGGACCTCTAAATTTATCAAACAATAA
- a CDS encoding SusC/RagA family TonB-linked outer membrane protein, translating into MKVLIFYFLLFSTFGGVILSQNTITGKVTDSDGLLLPGASITVKGTAKGTTTDFDGAFKIEASSGEILEVSYLGYETKIVKVDSKKVYTIVLMESASQLDEIVVVGYGTQKKVNVTGAVQTVTFKDEVNQPVTNSGQLLYGRFSGVQLTQSSGSPGADASSIVIRGIGTFGGSQPLIVIDNIQYESLAAFNSLAPSDIESISVLKDASSLAIYGARAANGVVLVTTRKGKSDKFEVSINSFYGMQEATIKPEFLGSLDYATLMNEKFRNEDGVGFQPRYTPEQMEAIRTGSLPDQFGDTNWADRVLTLAPIQNHNISFSGGNSKTTYRLSLGFLGQDAIVRSKFRSERYNMSLNINSKVKDWLTISSVSNTFWRRNTGPSGGQNAFSGDNGIIYSFQRAAPTIPAFYSNGEYGIVDGAYLNSNASLLTQNPLRRGYFGNFESDVINMSQRFGLNFKLSDNLSFETSGSANIVYSNVSNFTPRATLEDWDGNIVIQNDLNSLSNTTNFDYTLLNENILRYNGKLNDKNSFDVLLGHSIFYSKADGFSGQLSGFPTDNIEEFNGGGVVDPAVSGGANEDVKQSFFGRLKYNYDDRYLAEVNFRYDASGSAFGPDNLYGAFPSASLGWRISNEKFMKDIKIINNLKLRASYGLVGNDRGAGRYVFEQTYNPGLDYVLGNDVIVGGVAITSLANPNIRWEQSELLDIGIDAGMFKNKLQLELGYFRKNSTDILYANFPVPSTIGVNNLGATNAASMINEGIEFNGSFRGNIGEVKYNVGGNFTKLLRNEVTGLGDGGEETITNTNIIRIGEPLRAYFGYQAVGIFQSIEEIANSPTQFGNSTTGPGDIRYADTNEDGVVDQDDRVIIGDPNPDLLYNFNASFEYNNFDVNLLFQGVHGVDRLLMGNGNLPMNDNRSNVLTYWLDRWTPENPSTSLPRIGGQNNTLVSSFYVQDASYLRLKNLEIGYSLPQAVSDKINVSKLRVFVGAQNLLTFTGLENFDPEGANGSQSTRNAPLYKTITLGLNLKL; encoded by the coding sequence ATGAAAGTACTTATTTTTTATTTTCTTTTATTTTCTACGTTCGGGGGAGTTATTTTATCACAAAATACAATTACTGGTAAAGTAACAGATTCAGATGGTTTATTATTACCAGGAGCCTCCATAACTGTAAAAGGAACAGCAAAAGGAACCACAACAGATTTTGATGGTGCTTTTAAAATTGAAGCCTCTTCTGGGGAAATTTTGGAAGTTTCTTATCTTGGATATGAAACGAAAATAGTAAAGGTAGACTCTAAAAAAGTTTACACAATAGTGCTAATGGAAAGTGCATCACAACTTGATGAAATTGTTGTGGTAGGTTATGGCACTCAAAAAAAGGTAAATGTTACAGGAGCTGTCCAAACCGTTACTTTTAAAGACGAAGTAAATCAACCAGTTACTAATTCAGGTCAACTGCTGTATGGTCGTTTTTCTGGGGTGCAATTAACACAGTCTTCAGGTAGTCCTGGTGCAGATGCTTCTTCAATTGTAATTAGAGGTATAGGTACTTTTGGAGGTAGCCAACCTTTAATAGTAATCGATAATATTCAATACGAAAGTCTAGCAGCGTTTAACAGTCTTGCTCCTTCAGATATTGAAAGTATTAGTGTTTTAAAGGATGCATCATCCTTAGCAATTTACGGTGCTAGAGCAGCAAACGGAGTTGTTTTAGTAACTACAAGAAAAGGTAAATCAGATAAATTTGAAGTAAGCATTAATAGCTTTTATGGTATGCAAGAGGCTACCATTAAACCTGAGTTTTTAGGTTCTTTGGATTATGCTACCTTAATGAACGAAAAATTTAGAAATGAAGATGGTGTTGGATTTCAACCAAGATATACTCCAGAACAAATGGAAGCTATTAGAACGGGTTCTTTACCAGACCAATTTGGAGATACAAACTGGGCAGATAGAGTGCTTACTTTAGCGCCTATTCAGAATCATAATATTTCTTTTTCTGGCGGTAACAGCAAAACTACATACAGACTTTCTTTAGGCTTCTTAGGGCAAGATGCTATTGTAAGAAGTAAATTTAGATCAGAAAGATATAATATGAGTTTAAATATCAATTCTAAAGTAAAAGATTGGTTAACTATTAGTAGTGTTTCCAATACTTTTTGGAGAAGAAACACAGGACCTTCTGGCGGGCAAAATGCGTTTAGTGGAGATAATGGAATTATCTATTCATTTCAAAGAGCAGCTCCAACCATTCCTGCTTTTTACTCAAATGGTGAATATGGTATTGTTGATGGAGCATACTTAAATTCAAATGCATCACTCTTAACTCAAAACCCGTTAAGAAGAGGCTATTTTGGTAATTTTGAAAGTGATGTAATTAATATGAGTCAGCGATTTGGGTTGAACTTTAAATTGTCTGATAACTTAAGTTTTGAAACAAGTGGGAGTGCAAATATTGTATATTCTAACGTTTCAAACTTTACACCAAGAGCTACTTTAGAAGATTGGGATGGCAATATTGTAATTCAAAACGACTTAAATAGTTTGTCTAACACCACAAATTTTGATTATACTTTATTAAACGAAAATATCTTACGATACAACGGAAAACTAAATGATAAAAATAGTTTCGATGTTTTATTAGGTCACTCTATATTCTATTCTAAAGCAGATGGTTTCTCAGGACAATTAAGCGGATTTCCAACAGACAACATAGAAGAATTTAATGGTGGTGGTGTTGTAGATCCTGCAGTTTCAGGGGGTGCAAACGAAGACGTAAAACAATCATTTTTTGGAAGACTTAAATACAATTATGATGATCGGTATTTAGCTGAAGTAAACTTTAGGTATGATGCATCAGGTAGTGCTTTTGGACCCGATAATTTATATGGTGCCTTTCCTTCTGCTTCCTTAGGATGGAGAATTTCTAATGAAAAATTTATGAAAGATATAAAGATTATTAACAATTTAAAACTAAGAGCTAGTTATGGATTGGTTGGTAATGACAGAGGTGCAGGAAGATATGTTTTTGAACAAACTTACAACCCTGGTTTAGATTATGTTTTAGGGAACGATGTTATTGTAGGTGGTGTTGCCATTACAAGTTTAGCAAATCCAAATATTAGATGGGAACAATCTGAACTTTTAGATATCGGGATAGATGCAGGAATGTTTAAAAACAAACTTCAACTAGAATTAGGTTATTTTAGAAAAAATAGTACTGATATTTTATACGCTAATTTCCCTGTTCCTTCTACAATCGGAGTTAATAATTTAGGAGCCACAAATGCAGCTTCAATGATTAACGAAGGTATTGAGTTTAATGGTAGTTTTAGAGGTAATATTGGCGAAGTAAAATACAATGTTGGTGGAAACTTTACAAAATTACTTAGAAATGAAGTAACAGGCTTAGGTGATGGTGGTGAAGAAACTATAACGAACACAAATATTATTAGAATTGGAGAGCCATTAAGAGCTTACTTTGGGTATCAAGCGGTTGGCATTTTCCAAAGTATCGAGGAAATTGCAAATTCGCCTACCCAATTTGGGAACTCAACAACTGGACCCGGAGATATTAGATATGCAGACACAAATGAAGATGGTGTTGTAGATCAAGATGATAGGGTTATTATTGGTGATCCAAATCCAGATTTATTATACAACTTTAACGCTTCTTTTGAATACAATAATTTCGACGTAAACTTATTATTTCAAGGTGTTCATGGTGTCGATAGATTATTGATGGGTAATGGTAATTTACCAATGAATGATAATAGAAGTAACGTATTAACGTATTGGTTAGACAGATGGACTCCTGAAAACCCCAGCACTAGTTTACCAAGAATTGGTGGTCAAAACAACACATTAGTATCTTCTTTCTATGTTCAAGATGCTTCGTATTTAAGACTTAAAAACCTTGAAATTGGGTACTCTTTACCACAAGCTGTTTCCGATAAAATCAACGTAAGTAAATTAAGAGTATTTGTAGGTGCACAAAACTTATTAACATTTACTGGATTAGAGAATTTTGATCCAGAAGGAGCTAATGGAAGTCAAAGTACCAGAAATGCACCACTTTACAAAACGATCACTTTAGGTTTAAATTTAAAATTATAA